A section of the Myxocyprinus asiaticus isolate MX2 ecotype Aquarium Trade chromosome 22, UBuf_Myxa_2, whole genome shotgun sequence genome encodes:
- the LOC127412925 gene encoding neuronal membrane glycoprotein M6-a-like has protein sequence MEEDMDEGQTQKGCMECCLKCLGGIPYPSLIATILLYAGVALFCGCGHEALSGTVTILQNYFEVIREPGDALDVFTIIDIIKYVIYGIASAFFVYGILLMVEGFFTSGAIKDLYGDFKITTCGRCVSAWFIMLTYIFMLAWLGVTAFTSLPVFMYFNIWTICQNRTALERASLCLDPRRFGVVPIGEERTVCAGSEKFYNMCESNELDMTFHLFVCALAGAGAAVIAMIHYLMVLSANWAYVKDACKMQKYEDCKSKEEQELHDIHSTRSKERLNAYT, from the exons ATGGAGGAGGACATGGATGAGGGACAGACCCAGAAGG GATGCATGGAGTGTTGTCTCAAATGTCTAGGGGGCATCCCTTATCCTTCCCTGATTGCCACCATCCTGCTGTATGCTGGGGTGGCGCTCTTCTGTGGATGTGGACATGAGGCTCTTTCTGGAACGGTCACCATCCTCCAGAACTACTTTGAGGTGATCAGGGAACCTGGAGATGCCTTGGATGTCTTTACAAT CATTGATATTATCAAGTACGTGATCTATGGTATTGCCTCTGCGTTCTTTGTGTATGGCATTCTTCTGATGGTAGAAGGCTTCTTCACCAGTGGAGCAATCAAGGACCTGTATGGAGACTTCAAGATCACCACCTGTGGACGCTGCGTCAGTGCATGG TTCATCATGCTGACGTACATCTTCATGTTGGCTTGGCTGGGTGTGACAGCATTCACCTCTTTgcctgtcttcatgtatttcaaCATCTGGACCATTTGCCAAAACAGGACTGCCCTGGAGAGAGCAAGTTTATGTCTTGACCCACGCCGGTTTG GTGTTGTGCCCATTGGAGAGGAGAGGACTGTGTGTGCAGGATCAGAAAAGTTCTACAATATGTGTGAATCAAATGAG CTGGATATGACTTTCCATCTGTTTGTCTGTGCACTGGCTGGGGCTGGAGCAGCTGTTATTGCAATG ATTCACTACCTGATGGTGCTGTCTGCCAACTGGGCCTATGTGAAGGATGCATGTAAAATGCAGAAATACGAGGACTGTAAGTCCAAGGAGGAGCAGGAGCTACATGACATCCACTCTACGCGCTCCAAGGAACGACTCAATGCCTACACATAA